A genomic window from Chanodichthys erythropterus isolate Z2021 chromosome 1, ASM2448905v1, whole genome shotgun sequence includes:
- the nkrf gene encoding NF-kappa-B-repressing factor isoform X3 — protein MQTWPFFCWTGEEPTRKMPVSKFTSRPRFEPVHFVSGGSSGIGETDEKENEKERRRGEMNEVRLREQDHQPYNGNHGNGSSSSSGSLEMGRCGNDSWPEHRSKDVAVGGTSGLGYGSRGSSVNFMCKVQQEYTAKYEAHNAKQSETFSQAGRVKEYGGAGQSGAWDSGQCGLGFGHQDRPTSSKAFSRAYDGPSRGGSGLLPTPSRPTSIPAAIIDEKQRLIARVSSAVAITLRDPAFMSGPDGPNYNFILSRSIQACKTNPEYIYVNLRDIPPADLPKNRKVPTEGYACELRFQCVYLATGYSGSKNGARDRASELAVKLFMRPVEVRVLQRQYKRTCVNDMVVCQVNTPNPTLPPPLRNPEDKPSPSTKGQYEPDQSKHWTEFVIMENAHDAICILNNSAAFNRMKVDYTFDPVPNNNLWLCSVYLQGELVAQARGTKKSSKHAAAEEAVRKLRMNQTARQQEQQHFSGGNLTSGQPGGRYTLQSSKKPLLHELVILENSDNAICIINDTAQFNKVLADYKFTVLPDHSWQCEVYLDGKYVATGVGPKKTVKHIAAEEALATLRRTQAVVKSNLRKEGHVDAISRNQIMARSSEESMQQEIKEDNIGNQLLRKMGWTGGGLGREGEGIAEPIRVKEQFSREGLGMDMDRQGNQLTKRDIEKIIQNYASSDRQDDLRFSTELNNEERRHIHQISHKYGLRSKSYGQGRQRFLVVSRRVQKEQLIGQLLQEGQVGRYELVKPQPSQ, from the exons ATGCAGACATGGCCATTTTTCTGCTGGACAG GTGAAGAGCCCACAAGGAAGATGCCTGTTTCAAAATTCACTTCCAGACCTCGATTTGAGCCAGTACACTTTGTGAGTGGTGGGAGCAGTGGAATTGGAGAAACTGACgaaaaagaaaatgagaagGAGCGCAGGAGGGGCGAGATGAATGAAGTAAGACTGAGGGAACAAGATCATCAGCCATATAATGGTAACCATGGCAATGGCTCTTCTTCCTCCTCTGGCTCCCTTGAGATGGGGAGGTGCGGTAATGATTCTTGGCCTGAGCACAGAAGCAAAGACGTGGCCGTGGGCGGCACAAGTGGGCTTGGCTATGGCAGCAGAGGGTCCTCCGTGAACTTCATGTGCAAAGTGCAGCAGGAGTACACTGCTAAATATGAGGCTCATAATGCCAAACAGTCGGAAACATTCTCGCAGGCAGGCCGAGTTAAGGAATACGGAGGTGCTGGGCAGTCTGGAGCCTGGGATAGTGGGCAGTGTGGACTGGGATTTGGACATCAGGATAGGCCGACCTCCAGCAAGGCTTTCAGCAGGGCGTACGATGGTCCAAGCAGAGGCGGCTCTGGCCTTCTCCCTACACCCTCTCGGCCGACTTCTATACCCGCAGCAATAATTGACGAAAAACAGAGGCTTATTGCCAGAGTATCATCTGCTGTTGCCATCACCCTTAGAGATCCTGCGTTCATGAGTGGACCTGACGGCCCAAATTACAATTTCATACTTAGCCGCAGCATTCAGGCCTGCAAGACGAACCCAGAGTACATCTATGTCAATTTAAGAGATATTCCACCCGCAGACCTTCCTAAGAACAGAAAAGTGCCCACTGAAGGATATGCTTGTGAACTGAGATTTCAGTGTGTGTACCTTGCCACGGGGTACTCTGGGAGCAAAAACGGTGCCAGAGACCGAGCGTCAGAACTGGCTGTCAAGCTGTTCATGAGGCCGGTGGAAGTCCGTGTCTTACAACGGCAGTACAAGCGTACTTGCGTCAATGACATGGTGGTGTGCCAAGTTAACACTCCAAACCCAACCCTCCCCCCACCTCTTCGCAACCCAGAGGACAAGCCGTCCCCTAGTACCAAGGGCCAGTATGAGCCTGACCAAAGCAAACACTGGACAGAATTCGTCATCATGGAAAATGCACACGATGCCATCTGTATACTAAACAACTCGGCTGCGTTCAACCGGATGAAAGTTGATTACACTTTTGACCCGGTTCCCAACAACAATTTATGGCTCTGTAGTGTGTACTTGCAGGGTGAGCTGGTGGCACAAGCCAGAGGGACCAAGAAGAGCTCGAAACACGCAGCGGCAGAGGAGGCGGTGAGGAAGTTGCGTATGAACCAGACTGCTCGCCAACAAGAGCAGCAGCATTTTTCTGGAGGGAACCTCACTTCAGGCCAGCCCGGTGGTCGATACACCTTGCAAAGCAGCAAGAAACCACTGCTGCATGAATTGGTCATTCTTGAAAACTCTGATAATGCTATTTGCATAATAAATGACACTGCTCAATTCAATAAAGTGCTTGCTGACTACAAATTCACAGTTCTGCCGGACCATAGCTGGCAGTGTGAAGTTTACCTAGATGGTAAGTATGTGGCTACAGGTGTTGGGCCAAAAAAAACGGTAAAACATATTGCAGCAGAGGAAGCCCTTGCCACACTTCGACGCACACAGGCTGTGGTGAAATCCAACCTCAGGAAGGAGGGCCATGTGGACGCTATTTCCCGAAATCAAATCATGGCTCGTTCTAGCGAGGAATCCATGCAACAGGAGATCAAGGAAGACAATATTGGTAACCAGCTACTCCGTAAGATGGGTTGGACGGGTGGTGGTTTGGGTAGAGAAGGAGAGGGCATTGCTGAGCCCATCAGAGTCAAAGAGCAATTTAGCAGGGAAGGACTCGGTATGGACATGGACAGGCAAGGTAATCAGCTGACTAAGCGTGATATTGAGAAAATCATTCAGAATTATGCGAGTTCAGACCGTCAAGATGATCTGCGCTTCTCTACGGAGCTCAACAATGAAGAGCGCCGGCACATCCACCAGATATCCCACAAGTACGGGCTGCGCAGCAAATCATACGGACAGGGCCGACAACGCTTTCTTGTGGTTAGCCGCAGAGTCCAGAAGGAACAGCTGATTGGTCAGCTTTTGCAGGAAGGGCAGGTGGGACGATATGAACTGGTGAAACCTCAGCCTTCACAATGA
- the nkrf gene encoding NF-kappa-B-repressing factor isoform X2: MHKVLEMAEGIDVGEMPSFELVLNAESKKRPYSSDGSEEPTRKMPVSKFTSRPRFEPVHFVSGGSSGIGETDEKENEKERRRGEMNEVRLREQDHQPYNGNHGNGSSSSSGSLEMGRCGNDSWPEHRSKDVAVGGTSGLGYGSRGSSVNFMCKVQQEYTAKYEAHNAKQSETFSQAGRVKEYGGAGQSGAWDSGQCGLGFGHQDRPTSSKAFSRAYDGPSRGGSGLLPTPSRPTSIPAAIIDEKQRLIARVSSAVAITLRDPAFMSGPDGPNYNFILSRSIQACKTNPEYIYVNLRDIPPADLPKNRKVPTEGYACELRFQCVYLATGYSGSKNGARDRASELAVKLFMRPVEVRVLQRQYKRTCVNDMVVCQVNTPNPTLPPPLRNPEDKPSPSTKGQYEPDQSKHWTEFVIMENAHDAICILNNSAAFNRMKVDYTFDPVPNNNLWLCSVYLQGELVAQARGTKKSSKHAAAEEAVRKLRMNQTARQQEQQHFSGGNLTSGQPGGRYTLQSSKKPLLHELVILENSDNAICIINDTAQFNKVLADYKFTVLPDHSWQCEVYLDGKYVATGVGPKKTVKHIAAEEALATLRRTQAVVKSNLRKEGHVDAISRNQIMARSSEESMQQEIKEDNIGNQLLRKMGWTGGGLGREGEGIAEPIRVKEQFSREGLGMDMDRQGNQLTKRDIEKIIQNYASSDRQDDLRFSTELNNEERRHIHQISHKYGLRSKSYGQGRQRFLVVSRRVQKEQLIGQLLQEGQVGRYELVKPQPSQ; encoded by the coding sequence GTGAAGAGCCCACAAGGAAGATGCCTGTTTCAAAATTCACTTCCAGACCTCGATTTGAGCCAGTACACTTTGTGAGTGGTGGGAGCAGTGGAATTGGAGAAACTGACgaaaaagaaaatgagaagGAGCGCAGGAGGGGCGAGATGAATGAAGTAAGACTGAGGGAACAAGATCATCAGCCATATAATGGTAACCATGGCAATGGCTCTTCTTCCTCCTCTGGCTCCCTTGAGATGGGGAGGTGCGGTAATGATTCTTGGCCTGAGCACAGAAGCAAAGACGTGGCCGTGGGCGGCACAAGTGGGCTTGGCTATGGCAGCAGAGGGTCCTCCGTGAACTTCATGTGCAAAGTGCAGCAGGAGTACACTGCTAAATATGAGGCTCATAATGCCAAACAGTCGGAAACATTCTCGCAGGCAGGCCGAGTTAAGGAATACGGAGGTGCTGGGCAGTCTGGAGCCTGGGATAGTGGGCAGTGTGGACTGGGATTTGGACATCAGGATAGGCCGACCTCCAGCAAGGCTTTCAGCAGGGCGTACGATGGTCCAAGCAGAGGCGGCTCTGGCCTTCTCCCTACACCCTCTCGGCCGACTTCTATACCCGCAGCAATAATTGACGAAAAACAGAGGCTTATTGCCAGAGTATCATCTGCTGTTGCCATCACCCTTAGAGATCCTGCGTTCATGAGTGGACCTGACGGCCCAAATTACAATTTCATACTTAGCCGCAGCATTCAGGCCTGCAAGACGAACCCAGAGTACATCTATGTCAATTTAAGAGATATTCCACCCGCAGACCTTCCTAAGAACAGAAAAGTGCCCACTGAAGGATATGCTTGTGAACTGAGATTTCAGTGTGTGTACCTTGCCACGGGGTACTCTGGGAGCAAAAACGGTGCCAGAGACCGAGCGTCAGAACTGGCTGTCAAGCTGTTCATGAGGCCGGTGGAAGTCCGTGTCTTACAACGGCAGTACAAGCGTACTTGCGTCAATGACATGGTGGTGTGCCAAGTTAACACTCCAAACCCAACCCTCCCCCCACCTCTTCGCAACCCAGAGGACAAGCCGTCCCCTAGTACCAAGGGCCAGTATGAGCCTGACCAAAGCAAACACTGGACAGAATTCGTCATCATGGAAAATGCACACGATGCCATCTGTATACTAAACAACTCGGCTGCGTTCAACCGGATGAAAGTTGATTACACTTTTGACCCGGTTCCCAACAACAATTTATGGCTCTGTAGTGTGTACTTGCAGGGTGAGCTGGTGGCACAAGCCAGAGGGACCAAGAAGAGCTCGAAACACGCAGCGGCAGAGGAGGCGGTGAGGAAGTTGCGTATGAACCAGACTGCTCGCCAACAAGAGCAGCAGCATTTTTCTGGAGGGAACCTCACTTCAGGCCAGCCCGGTGGTCGATACACCTTGCAAAGCAGCAAGAAACCACTGCTGCATGAATTGGTCATTCTTGAAAACTCTGATAATGCTATTTGCATAATAAATGACACTGCTCAATTCAATAAAGTGCTTGCTGACTACAAATTCACAGTTCTGCCGGACCATAGCTGGCAGTGTGAAGTTTACCTAGATGGTAAGTATGTGGCTACAGGTGTTGGGCCAAAAAAAACGGTAAAACATATTGCAGCAGAGGAAGCCCTTGCCACACTTCGACGCACACAGGCTGTGGTGAAATCCAACCTCAGGAAGGAGGGCCATGTGGACGCTATTTCCCGAAATCAAATCATGGCTCGTTCTAGCGAGGAATCCATGCAACAGGAGATCAAGGAAGACAATATTGGTAACCAGCTACTCCGTAAGATGGGTTGGACGGGTGGTGGTTTGGGTAGAGAAGGAGAGGGCATTGCTGAGCCCATCAGAGTCAAAGAGCAATTTAGCAGGGAAGGACTCGGTATGGACATGGACAGGCAAGGTAATCAGCTGACTAAGCGTGATATTGAGAAAATCATTCAGAATTATGCGAGTTCAGACCGTCAAGATGATCTGCGCTTCTCTACGGAGCTCAACAATGAAGAGCGCCGGCACATCCACCAGATATCCCACAAGTACGGGCTGCGCAGCAAATCATACGGACAGGGCCGACAACGCTTTCTTGTGGTTAGCCGCAGAGTCCAGAAGGAACAGCTGATTGGTCAGCTTTTGCAGGAAGGGCAGGTGGGACGATATGAACTGGTGAAACCTCAGCCTTCACAATGA